From a region of the Bacillus sp. 2205SS5-2 genome:
- a CDS encoding beta-propeller fold lactonase family protein has product MRKIIYLFAAFVVLSLSACSIFGGNEKASFNSIRSEDIHSDNILLNQQGELLFTANLDANSVTIMNTATKKILAEIPVGREPVQLALSPDEDRLYVSCRYENKIDVISIESFEVMASIPVGIEPFGLVTSPDGRTLYVSEYRQNTIAIIDVKKEKVDRRIEVGDRPRTLALTASGEKLYVPHYLNGKISVVDTKEEKVSKTITLATSPNHPDPKKSQGIPNTLEQFVIAPDGKTAWVPHLLGNVDTPIHFEETIFPAISVIDLEQDVELIDERKELFEEINVQNSQNETFIVSNPYDVEFSENGKKAFVIMSGSEDLVVFNLARGGNATQVLRRITGNNPRGLVSAKTGEKLFIHNAMTHDIATVITGGDSSYSRAKLQGDNVKLISKDPLTPIIREGKTIFYSGNSDEFSADITGNNWMSCASCHSDGEINGLTFMTGKGQRNVPSNVLTTETGLFMWDGSRDDFTDYLLTVQGEMGGMMDYNPSEPLPQKVEAMYDALFAFLQNPSSFPPPQSPFKEEGELSDVAIEGRELFEGKGNCLACHGGATYTDSVLATNQSGELTTSVEEYLHNIGTANLFDVSSSGDARAKGANPRDGQSFDTPTLVGVWATPPYLHDGSAETIEESIQRHIYQEVPILSPGELLKIAEYVRTLD; this is encoded by the coding sequence ATGAGAAAAATTATCTACCTGTTCGCAGCATTCGTAGTTTTGTCACTTAGTGCTTGTAGTATTTTTGGTGGAAACGAAAAAGCATCCTTCAACAGCATTCGATCGGAGGATATTCATTCTGATAATATTTTGTTAAATCAACAGGGCGAGCTTCTGTTTACGGCGAATCTGGATGCCAATTCTGTCACCATTATGAACACAGCCACAAAGAAAATTCTAGCTGAGATTCCAGTAGGAAGAGAACCCGTTCAGCTAGCACTCTCACCAGATGAAGACCGTCTATATGTTTCCTGTCGTTATGAAAACAAAATTGATGTTATTTCAATTGAATCATTCGAAGTGATGGCCTCCATCCCAGTTGGAATCGAGCCTTTTGGACTAGTAACGAGTCCAGACGGTAGAACACTCTATGTATCTGAATATCGGCAAAATACGATAGCGATTATTGATGTCAAAAAAGAAAAAGTTGATCGTCGTATTGAGGTGGGGGATCGTCCGAGAACCTTAGCGTTAACTGCTTCAGGGGAAAAATTGTACGTTCCCCATTATTTAAATGGAAAGATCTCAGTGGTTGATACTAAGGAAGAAAAGGTGAGCAAAACCATTACTCTTGCCACTTCCCCAAATCATCCAGATCCAAAGAAGAGTCAAGGAATTCCAAATACACTCGAGCAATTCGTCATTGCGCCTGATGGGAAAACCGCATGGGTCCCTCATTTATTAGGCAATGTGGATACACCGATTCATTTTGAAGAAACAATTTTTCCGGCGATATCGGTGATTGACCTTGAGCAAGATGTTGAATTGATTGACGAACGAAAGGAGCTTTTTGAAGAAATTAATGTTCAAAATTCGCAAAATGAAACATTCATTGTATCGAATCCTTACGATGTAGAGTTTAGTGAGAATGGGAAAAAAGCGTTTGTTATCATGTCAGGTAGTGAAGACCTTGTCGTTTTTAATCTCGCACGGGGCGGGAACGCTACGCAAGTTTTACGGAGAATCACTGGAAATAATCCAAGAGGCTTGGTTAGTGCAAAAACTGGTGAAAAGTTATTTATTCATAATGCCATGACACATGATATCGCAACGGTTATAACCGGAGGCGATTCGTCTTATTCACGTGCAAAGCTTCAAGGAGATAATGTGAAGCTCATTTCGAAAGATCCATTAACACCGATTATCCGGGAAGGAAAGACAATTTTCTATAGTGGAAATAGCGATGAATTTTCTGCTGACATAACTGGTAATAATTGGATGAGTTGTGCGAGCTGTCATAGTGACGGAGAGATAAATGGATTAACATTTATGACCGGAAAAGGACAGCGAAACGTACCGAGTAATGTTCTAACGACAGAAACAGGTTTGTTTATGTGGGATGGAAGCCGTGACGATTTTACCGATTATCTCCTCACCGTTCAAGGAGAAATGGGCGGCATGATGGACTATAATCCGAGTGAACCGCTTCCGCAAAAAGTGGAGGCAATGTATGATGCATTATTTGCCTTTTTACAAAATCCAAGTTCATTTCCTCCCCCGCAATCTCCTTTTAAAGAAGAGGGTGAGCTGAGTGATGTGGCGATAGAAGGAAGAGAATTATTTGAGGGAAAAGGAAATTGTTTAGCTTGTCATGGTGGAGCAACCTATACGGATAGTGTGTTAGCCACTAATCAGAGCGGAGAATTAACGACCAGTGTTGAAGAATACCTTCATAACATAGGAACGGCCAATCTTTTCGATGTTTCATCAAGTGGGGATGCAAGAGCAAAAGGGGCTAACCCACGTGATGGTCAATCCTTTGACACGCCCACTTTAGTCGGAGTCTGGGCGACACCTCCCTATCTTCATGATGGAAGTGCTGAAACAATTGAAGAGAGTATACAACGTCATATTTATCAAGAAGTTCCGATTTTATCCCCTGGAGAATTGTTGAAAATTGCTGAATACGTTCGAACACTGGATTAG
- a CDS encoding methyl-accepting chemotaxis protein, with translation MNTNQSLISKAQGVMKEQKIIMENFLTDADSIVNQSQTLANLSDQIKEQVSLAATKSNEGKIMVHETLSEIGEVESEASRLQQRVHSLGSLSQSLITIISSLQKISSQTNLLALNASIEAARAGDAGRGFNVVAQEVRKLSEESTKATKQAEKSIDDILKEIGAVEQISTVSAQKSKNSIQKAQETVGKFDEISGAIAIVESQKEELDTLSHSLKGTSNHAKTLSETIAKNRVWIAKGLDQAEVEHN, from the coding sequence ATGAACACAAACCAGAGCTTAATCTCAAAAGCACAAGGAGTCATGAAAGAGCAAAAAATAATCATGGAAAATTTCTTAACAGATGCGGACTCCATTGTGAATCAGTCCCAAACATTAGCTAATCTTTCTGACCAAATTAAAGAACAAGTTAGCTTGGCTGCTACTAAATCAAACGAAGGTAAAATCATGGTCCATGAAACATTATCGGAAATAGGTGAAGTAGAATCAGAAGCAAGTCGATTACAACAACGAGTTCATTCTCTTGGATCTTTATCCCAATCGCTTATTACGATTATTTCATCTTTACAAAAAATTTCTTCGCAAACGAATTTACTCGCGCTAAATGCATCGATTGAGGCGGCAAGGGCAGGCGATGCCGGTAGAGGATTTAATGTCGTGGCCCAAGAGGTACGCAAACTATCCGAAGAGAGTACAAAAGCTACAAAACAAGCGGAAAAATCGATTGACGATATTCTAAAAGAAATCGGTGCTGTGGAACAAATCTCCACCGTTTCTGCTCAAAAATCTAAAAATAGTATTCAAAAAGCACAAGAAACGGTGGGTAAATTTGATGAAATTAGCGGGGCTATCGCCATTGTTGAATCGCAAAAAGAAGAGCTTGACACGCTCTCACACTCTTTAAAAGGCACGAGTAATCATGCTAAAACTTTAAGTGAAACCATTGCTAAAAATCGTGTTTGGATTGCTAAAGGATTAGACCAAGCAGAAGTTGAACATAATTAA
- a CDS encoding GyrI-like domain-containing protein has product MELTRLNEFKVIGFKWEGTFEEAQLGGIKELFSKLSDLKQDEINREVYGVSNNHHENGFAYYVGYAVQDDEEIDLESIIVPKMQYASMQHSGTDVMSSYKKLYRWVEEQGFQPRVDNIQHVEIYPIGYNPYRDAPEMEILLPLKSEEI; this is encoded by the coding sequence ATGGAATTGACTCGGTTAAACGAATTTAAAGTGATAGGATTTAAATGGGAAGGCACATTTGAAGAAGCTCAATTAGGGGGGATTAAGGAATTATTTTCAAAATTAAGTGATCTAAAGCAAGACGAGATCAACCGAGAAGTATATGGCGTTTCGAACAATCATCATGAAAATGGTTTTGCGTATTATGTGGGGTACGCTGTTCAAGATGATGAGGAAATCGATCTGGAAAGTATTATCGTACCCAAGATGCAGTATGCGAGCATGCAGCACTCAGGCACAGATGTGATGAGTAGCTATAAAAAGTTATACCGCTGGGTTGAGGAGCAAGGATTTCAACCAAGAGTAGATAATATTCAGCATGTAGAAATCTATCCTATTGGCTATAACCCTTATCGTGATGCTCCAGAGATGGAAATCCTCTTGCCATTAAAAAGTGAAGAGATATAA
- a CDS encoding sigma-70 family RNA polymerase sigma factor, producing MNQLELVKKSITGDEKAFEILVKNESEKLYKTAFLYVRNKEDALDVLQETIYKAFISIAQLKYPEFFSTWLTKILIRTAIDMLEKQKKLVCDEKVMQHAPAAKAPDIDSKVDLIRAISTLSQDYQTVIILFYYHDYPIRLIAEAVNKPENTVKTYLRRAKLQLKDLLEGANNSEKSLFS from the coding sequence TTGAATCAGCTTGAGCTTGTGAAAAAGTCCATCACGGGAGACGAGAAAGCATTTGAAATCCTTGTGAAAAATGAAAGTGAAAAACTATATAAAACAGCTTTTCTTTATGTAAGGAATAAGGAGGATGCGTTAGATGTATTGCAAGAAACCATCTATAAAGCATTTATATCGATTGCACAGCTCAAATATCCAGAGTTCTTCTCAACTTGGTTAACGAAGATCCTCATTCGAACAGCCATTGATATGTTAGAAAAACAGAAAAAGCTGGTCTGTGATGAAAAGGTCATGCAGCATGCACCCGCGGCTAAAGCTCCTGACATTGACTCTAAGGTGGATCTAATTCGAGCGATTTCTACATTAAGTCAAGACTATCAAACCGTAATTATATTATTTTACTACCATGATTACCCGATTCGTTTGATTGCTGAGGCGGTAAATAAACCAGAAAACACGGTAAAAACCTATTTACGCAGAGCAAAATTACAGTTGAAAGATCTTTTGGAAGGAGCGAACAATAGTGAAAAAAGCTTATTTTCATGA
- a CDS encoding DUF4179 domain-containing protein, whose translation MKKAYFHDEMNEIDFPEQEAFQAISKGIEQGKNEKKPKKKQSIKKYAWITSIAASAFLVSGLYFSPVSNVLASVPFIGSIYEKFNLELGAELSNRQLVTALNETASNNGVDITIMDAYYEGDKVGLSFNVEGEDVTLDFDREREPESGYSFHLFDGKEQKQWSGGHSQLEQEGNGYIAAIELSSSETTLPERFTLPVTFTRITGIKGTWQFEIPLERLPYETVQLNSENELAGGYSLTVNTLSKGQATTVIDYTTFYPNDLKYDQIDFKIYDDRNNVITKHAGNILSSQENEVGVMKENRLTINQEVNQEVEYLTVYPEIRHTEQPTVLTLDQEGEFLVKSNRFDYTIKVNKVEQDKNKVRIDYHIQGVSPDRIREDIIENFADHISLIQTENIIFDEGGELDMNKSINGTIRSDETVRIDKENWHFQSEFPVQLEDEADRGNYSIMVGFGTLSLNEPPNKLKPIKINIQ comes from the coding sequence GTGAAAAAAGCTTATTTTCATGATGAAATGAATGAAATTGATTTTCCGGAGCAAGAGGCATTTCAAGCTATTAGCAAAGGGATTGAACAGGGAAAAAATGAAAAAAAGCCGAAGAAAAAACAGTCGATAAAAAAATATGCATGGATTACGTCTATTGCAGCCTCTGCTTTTTTAGTATCTGGACTATATTTCTCACCTGTTTCAAATGTCTTAGCATCAGTCCCATTTATTGGATCGATTTATGAGAAATTTAATCTTGAATTGGGTGCTGAATTATCCAATAGACAATTAGTTACGGCTTTGAATGAAACAGCTTCAAATAATGGTGTGGATATTACGATAATGGATGCTTATTATGAAGGGGATAAAGTGGGCCTTTCTTTTAATGTTGAAGGGGAAGATGTTACATTAGATTTTGATCGTGAGAGAGAGCCAGAAAGCGGCTACAGTTTCCATCTATTTGATGGGAAGGAACAGAAACAATGGTCAGGTGGTCATAGCCAGTTAGAACAAGAAGGGAACGGGTATATTGCAGCGATAGAATTGTCTAGCAGTGAGACTACTTTACCAGAAAGATTCACACTTCCAGTTACCTTTACCAGAATAACAGGCATTAAAGGGACCTGGCAGTTTGAGATTCCCCTTGAGCGTCTGCCATATGAAACGGTTCAGTTAAATTCAGAGAATGAGCTAGCCGGTGGATATTCATTAACTGTAAATACGTTATCTAAAGGACAGGCAACGACAGTCATAGACTACACAACATTCTATCCAAATGATCTTAAATATGATCAAATTGATTTTAAAATCTATGATGATCGTAATAATGTTATAACGAAACACGCTGGAAATATTTTATCTAGTCAGGAAAATGAAGTAGGTGTGATGAAAGAGAACCGCCTTACGATCAATCAAGAAGTAAATCAGGAGGTGGAATATTTAACCGTCTATCCTGAAATTAGACATACTGAGCAGCCGACGGTCCTGACATTAGACCAGGAAGGTGAGTTTTTAGTTAAAAGTAATCGATTTGATTATACAATTAAAGTAAACAAAGTGGAACAAGACAAGAATAAGGTCCGTATCGATTATCATATACAGGGTGTCAGTCCAGACAGAATTCGAGAGGATATTATCGAAAATTTTGCGGATCATATTTCGCTTATTCAAACCGAGAATATCATATTCGATGAGGGTGGCGAATTGGATATGAATAAATCAATAAATGGTACAATTCGTAGTGATGAAACCGTTCGAATAGACAAAGAAAATTGGCATTTTCAATCCGAATTTCCAGTTCAACTAGAGGACGAGGCTGACAGGGG